One window of Thermosipho affectus genomic DNA carries:
- a CDS encoding carbohydrate ABC transporter permease: MKYKRVIYKFFLYLAVILIFIWCVFPFYWAIVSSLKPDKDLFELNPSLFPRQITFENYIKVFSERPFHINIWNSIVVSGITTLFSLAIGSLAAYAIARLKFKGKIVVMSLILAVSMFPQVSILGSLFVILRKFKLINTYSGLIFPYVSMTLPLTTWILQNFFRELPKEVEESAAIDGCSRFRTLWSIVLPMSAPGLVATGLLTFISAWNEFLYALTFMQRPSKYTVPVAIALFKGASQYEIPWGQIMAAAVIVTTPLVALVLIFQKKIIAGLSAGSVKG; this comes from the coding sequence GTGAAATATAAAAGAGTGATTTATAAATTTTTCTTGTACTTAGCAGTTATTTTGATTTTTATATGGTGTGTTTTTCCGTTTTATTGGGCTATTGTGTCATCTTTAAAACCTGACAAGGATTTATTCGAATTAAATCCTTCACTTTTTCCAAGGCAAATTACATTTGAAAATTATATAAAAGTCTTTTCTGAAAGGCCTTTTCATATAAATATTTGGAATAGTATTGTTGTTTCAGGAATTACTACGTTGTTTTCACTGGCGATTGGTTCACTTGCTGCATACGCAATTGCAAGACTTAAATTTAAGGGAAAAATAGTTGTTATGTCTTTAATTTTGGCGGTTAGTATGTTCCCACAGGTATCCATTTTGGGATCTTTGTTTGTAATTTTAAGAAAGTTTAAGTTGATAAATACGTATTCGGGACTTATTTTTCCATACGTTTCTATGACGCTTCCGTTGACTACTTGGATTTTACAGAATTTTTTTAGAGAACTTCCTAAAGAAGTTGAGGAATCAGCTGCCATTGATGGTTGTTCAAGATTTAGAACTTTATGGTCTATTGTTTTACCTATGTCTGCTCCAGGGCTTGTGGCTACTGGACTTTTAACTTTTATATCAGCTTGGAATGAATTTTTATATGCACTTACGTTTATGCAAAGGCCCAGTAAATATACGGTTCCAGTGGCAATTGCATTGTTTAAAGGTGCTTCACAGTATGAAATACCGTGGGGACAGATTATGGCAGCTGCTGTAATTGTTACTACTCCATTGGTAGCACTTGTGTTGATTTTTCAAAAGAAGATTATTGCAGGTCTTTCTGCTGGATCTGTTAAGGGGTGA
- a CDS encoding carbohydrate ABC transporter permease, with the protein MNKKEPIVAFWMIFPAIFVISVIAFFPLFKTFYDSFFDFGLNPMFKREFVGFGNYIKLFNDSRFWAAFKTTIIFTVVSVLLETVLGLLIALVVHQNFKFRGLVRAAMLIPWAIPTAISSQMWRWMFNDQFGIISKLYEALGIIKPGTPILGRPGLALWAIIQVDVWKTTPFMALLILAGLQLIPEQLYEAAKIDGANMVQRFFKITLPQIMQTIGIALIFRTLDALRVFDVVYVMTRGSVGTETLSVYNRSLLMDRAFTGRWFGYGSSLSVVIFLLISIFAIIYIKSLKLQID; encoded by the coding sequence ATGAATAAAAAAGAACCAATTGTGGCCTTTTGGATGATCTTTCCTGCCATTTTTGTGATCTCAGTTATTGCGTTTTTTCCGTTGTTCAAGACATTTTACGATAGTTTTTTTGACTTTGGATTGAATCCTATGTTTAAAAGAGAGTTTGTTGGTTTTGGAAATTATATTAAACTATTTAATGATAGTAGATTTTGGGCGGCATTTAAAACAACAATAATTTTTACAGTTGTTTCTGTGTTGCTTGAAACTGTTTTGGGACTTTTGATTGCTTTAGTGGTGCATCAAAATTTTAAATTTAGAGGATTAGTAAGAGCTGCTATGTTAATTCCATGGGCGATTCCCACAGCAATTTCTTCTCAAATGTGGAGATGGATGTTTAACGATCAATTTGGTATTATTTCTAAGTTGTATGAGGCTCTAGGAATAATAAAACCTGGGACTCCAATTTTGGGAAGACCGGGACTTGCTTTATGGGCAATTATACAAGTGGATGTATGGAAGACTACACCGTTTATGGCACTACTTATTTTAGCAGGGTTACAGTTAATTCCAGAACAATTATACGAAGCTGCTAAAATTGATGGGGCTAACATGGTACAGAGATTTTTTAAAATTACCCTACCTCAAATTATGCAAACTATTGGGATTGCTTTAATATTCAGAACTTTAGATGCGTTGAGAGTTTTTGATGTTGTATATGTTATGACGCGTGGGAGTGTAGGTACCGAAACATTATCTGTGTATAATAGGTCTCTTTTGATGGACAGGGCTTTTACAGGAAGATGGTTTGGATACGGTTCTAGTCTTTCTGTGGTCATTTTTTTGTTGATTTCCATTTTTGCGATAATTTATATTAAATCGTTAAAATTGCAGATTGACTAA
- a CDS encoding ABC transporter substrate-binding protein: protein MKKLFVLSMLVFVFAFSFAITTITMTSGGVGKELEVLYAQLKEFMKQNPDIVVTVIPMPDSSTERHDLYVTYLAAGESDPDVLMLDVIWPPEFAPFLEDLTADYDYFELNKFLPGTVKSVTVMGRIVAVPWFTDAGLLYYRKDLLEKYGYKKPPETWDELVEMAKKISKAEGIEGFVWQGARYEGLVCDFMEYLWSFGTDVLDENGNIIVNNPKAIEALQFMVDLIYKDGISPEGVTTYMEEDARRIFQSGNAVFMRNWPYAWSLANSDDSPINGKVGIAPLPKGPGGKHAATLGGWNLGINANSSPKEKEAAKKLIKFLTSSKEQLYKAVNAGQNPTRMEVYEVPELKKANPFMVELFDVFINALPRPRAVNYAEISDAIQRHVHAALTRQVTPEQAIKDLEKELKMLLNK, encoded by the coding sequence ATGAAAAAACTGTTTGTTTTGAGTATGTTGGTATTTGTGTTTGCTTTTTCATTTGCTATTACTACCATAACAATGACATCGGGTGGGGTTGGAAAAGAACTTGAGGTACTTTATGCTCAGTTAAAAGAATTTATGAAGCAAAATCCAGATATTGTTGTAACCGTAATACCAATGCCTGATTCGTCAACAGAAAGGCATGATTTATACGTTACGTATTTGGCTGCAGGAGAAAGTGATCCAGATGTTTTGATGCTAGATGTTATTTGGCCACCAGAATTTGCTCCATTTTTAGAAGATTTAACAGCTGATTATGATTATTTTGAATTGAACAAGTTTTTACCTGGAACTGTAAAGTCTGTTACTGTAATGGGAAGAATTGTTGCAGTGCCTTGGTTTACAGATGCGGGTCTTTTGTACTACAGAAAGGATTTGCTTGAGAAGTATGGTTACAAAAAACCACCTGAAACATGGGACGAACTTGTAGAAATGGCTAAAAAGATCTCAAAAGCAGAGGGAATTGAAGGCTTTGTTTGGCAAGGAGCAAGGTATGAAGGACTTGTTTGTGATTTTATGGAGTACTTGTGGTCCTTTGGTACAGACGTACTTGATGAAAATGGTAATATTATTGTAAACAATCCAAAAGCTATTGAAGCATTACAATTTATGGTAGATCTAATTTATAAAGATGGAATTTCACCTGAAGGTGTTACTACGTATATGGAGGAAGATGCACGAAGGATTTTCCAGAGTGGTAATGCAGTCTTTATGAGAAATTGGCCGTATGCATGGTCACTTGCAAATTCAGATGATTCTCCAATTAATGGAAAAGTTGGTATTGCTCCATTGCCAAAAGGTCCTGGTGGAAAGCATGCTGCAACTTTAGGTGGTTGGAATTTGGGAATAAATGCAAATTCTTCTCCGAAAGAAAAAGAAGCTGCTAAGAAATTAATAAAGTTTTTAACAAGTTCAAAGGAACAGTTGTATAAGGCGGTAAATGCAGGACAAAATCCAACAAGGATGGAAGTGTATGAGGTGCCAGAATTAAAAAAGGCAAACCCATTTATGGTCGAATTATTTGATGTATTTATTAACGCTTTGCCAAGACCAAGGGCGGTAAATTACGCTGAAATTTCAGATGCAATACAAAGGCATGTACATGCTGCTTTAACAAGGCAGGTAACTCCAGAACAAGCTATAAAGGATCTTGAAAAAGAATTAAAAATGCTTCTTAATAAATAA
- a CDS encoding glycosyltransferase, whose amino-acid sequence MKVQLPQKSIKDYLKIAKEDVEELFEMAKDLKDLKIVHVNATSYGGGVAELLYTLIPLMNNLGINTQWEILEAPMEFFNVTKKLHNAFQGAKVDLIDEELDLYVKINKENAKNLDLDADVIIIHDPQPYLIPIFKEGKYIWRCHIDTSTPNKKIWNKIIPMACDKYSKALFHLEEYIQKPFEQIAIEFPPSIDPLSDKNKKLSKDQIQKIAKRYNIDLERPIITVVARFDPWKDLKSAIDVYRILKEKSDIQLLIVSAMAKDDPEGWILFEDILRYAGTDPDIHFLTDLKGVGHLEVNAFQTISTAGLHTATKEGFGLVIAEMLWKGNPIVARPVGGIKLQVIDGYNGYLNTEVNELSNALYKIISDKSLKDELGKNAIKSVKEKFLTTSHLKRYLKIIKEVI is encoded by the coding sequence ATGAAAGTACAACTTCCTCAAAAAAGTATAAAAGATTACTTAAAAATTGCCAAAGAAGATGTAGAAGAGTTATTTGAAATGGCAAAGGACTTAAAAGATCTAAAAATAGTACACGTAAATGCAACATCATACGGTGGTGGAGTTGCTGAGCTTTTATACACCTTAATTCCCTTAATGAACAACTTAGGTATAAATACCCAATGGGAAATACTTGAAGCACCTATGGAGTTTTTCAACGTAACAAAGAAACTACACAATGCATTTCAAGGTGCCAAAGTTGATTTAATTGATGAAGAACTTGATCTTTATGTTAAAATAAATAAAGAAAATGCAAAGAATTTAGATTTAGATGCAGATGTTATAATTATACATGATCCACAACCTTACTTAATTCCAATATTTAAAGAGGGTAAATACATATGGAGATGTCATATAGACACTTCTACGCCAAATAAAAAGATATGGAATAAAATAATACCCATGGCATGTGATAAATATTCAAAGGCATTATTTCATCTTGAAGAATACATACAAAAGCCTTTTGAACAAATTGCCATAGAATTTCCGCCAAGCATAGATCCACTAAGTGATAAAAACAAAAAGCTCTCGAAAGACCAAATACAAAAAATAGCAAAAAGGTACAACATAGATCTTGAAAGACCGATAATCACCGTTGTAGCAAGATTTGATCCCTGGAAAGATTTAAAAAGTGCTATTGATGTTTATAGAATTTTAAAAGAAAAATCTGACATTCAACTTTTAATAGTTTCTGCAATGGCAAAAGATGACCCAGAAGGTTGGATTTTATTTGAAGATATTTTAAGATATGCAGGAACAGATCCTGATATACACTTTTTAACTGATTTAAAAGGTGTAGGACATTTAGAAGTTAATGCATTTCAAACTATTTCTACTGCAGGACTCCACACAGCAACTAAAGAAGGATTTGGTCTTGTAATTGCAGAAATGTTATGGAAAGGAAATCCTATAGTTGCACGACCTGTTGGTGGTATAAAATTACAAGTAATTGATGGATACAATGGGTATTTAAACACAGAAGTTAATGAACTTTCAAACGCATTGTATAAAATAATTTCAGACAAAAGTTTAAAAGATGAACTGGGAAAAAATGCCATAAAGAGTGTAAAGGAAAAATTCTTGACAACTTCACATTTAAAAAGATATTTGAAAATCATAAAAGAGGTGATTTAA
- a CDS encoding ROK family transcriptional regulator: MELTTTKKILLELLIKKETSRKELEDALNITSSTLSYTLKKIKDYILISNKKSIGLGRPTQYVLLNPNYWYSVGIKVGRDYINATIFNSKFEILEKNALKITKEYMGNENISKLLDSVLSKLSLKDKIKSIGIAFSGNVIDKKVNSYILKLKDYSPKDIIKKHFGNIPFTILNDVEAIATEEFVNHAGEKILVLNYGTGIGACYLESLDYFNKNYKKIIELGHFYAGGNEKCYCGSTGCLETLASEYAILKKYKFRDLKITEFIENEEQYEIDLKEIRKLYKNFKKKAEIIYEDVFKHLTVSIINTFKLLSPKKIILTGEGVTPWFSQVLQKKVLSVSKEPIPIVYRGIESNIELGAAITALQYYIIQSKL, translated from the coding sequence ATGGAACTTACTACAACAAAAAAAATACTTTTAGAATTACTTATTAAAAAAGAAACAAGTAGAAAAGAACTTGAAGACGCATTAAACATTACATCTTCCACCCTTTCATATACATTAAAAAAAATAAAAGACTACATTCTAATTTCCAATAAAAAAAGTATTGGTCTTGGAAGACCAACACAATATGTACTTTTAAATCCAAATTATTGGTATTCAGTCGGAATAAAAGTAGGAAGAGATTACATAAATGCCACAATATTTAACTCAAAATTTGAAATCTTAGAAAAAAATGCATTGAAGATCACAAAAGAATACATGGGAAATGAAAACATTTCCAAGCTACTAGATTCCGTACTCTCAAAGCTAAGTCTAAAAGACAAAATAAAATCCATTGGCATAGCATTTTCTGGTAATGTAATTGATAAAAAAGTTAATTCCTACATATTAAAACTTAAAGACTACTCACCAAAAGATATCATTAAAAAGCATTTTGGTAATATCCCATTTACAATTTTAAATGATGTTGAAGCAATAGCAACGGAAGAATTTGTAAATCACGCTGGAGAAAAAATACTTGTTTTAAACTATGGAACAGGTATTGGCGCTTGCTACCTAGAATCATTAGACTATTTCAATAAAAACTATAAAAAAATAATAGAACTGGGACACTTTTACGCAGGTGGCAATGAAAAATGTTATTGTGGTTCAACAGGTTGTCTTGAAACTCTTGCATCAGAATACGCTATACTAAAAAAATATAAATTTAGAGACTTAAAAATTACAGAATTTATAGAAAATGAGGAACAATACGAAATAGATTTGAAAGAAATAAGAAAATTATATAAAAATTTCAAAAAGAAAGCTGAAATAATTTATGAAGATGTATTTAAACATCTAACCGTGTCTATTATTAACACGTTTAAACTCTTATCACCCAAAAAAATAATTTTGACAGGTGAGGGAGTTACCCCTTGGTTTTCGCAAGTTCTACAAAAAAAAGTTCTATCTGTTAGTAAAGAACCTATACCAATTGTATATAGAGGAATTGAAAGCAACATAGAACTTGGTGCAGCAATAACCGCATTGCAATATTACATTATTCAAAGCAAATTATAA
- a CDS encoding sensor histidine kinase → MEDFSFFENFDDAIIKLDFLKILNSNEVARSLGFFEGNDILSVFTFEKVDVVVEKIIKKENFMIEDKFYFFYLSDERYVRLKYFNGFIYIKDLTDEMRINEAKVNFTTSVSHELFTPLSVIKGNLYLLRDTFGDIEPLEQMEHAIKRMERIIKQLKIIAMLELGMYTPQKNVVDVEKILKEILEEFSERINKKRLSFEISVFQKEFFNDSFMLYTILKNIISNSIKYSYEDSKIYITVEKDKIRVKDRGIGIKKEEVEKVTERFYRSKDAIKMAYGSGLGLSIVKHICKILNCELKINSDYLIGTEVIICFE, encoded by the coding sequence ATGGAAGACTTTAGTTTTTTTGAAAATTTCGATGATGCGATAATAAAACTCGATTTTTTGAAAATTTTAAATTCTAACGAAGTTGCGAGATCTCTTGGTTTTTTTGAAGGAAATGACATACTGTCGGTTTTTACTTTTGAGAAAGTTGATGTAGTGGTGGAGAAAATAATCAAAAAAGAAAATTTTATGATAGAAGATAAGTTTTATTTCTTTTATCTTTCAGATGAAAGATATGTTCGATTAAAGTATTTTAACGGTTTTATTTATATTAAAGATTTAACAGATGAAATGAGAATTAATGAGGCAAAAGTAAATTTTACAACATCTGTTTCACATGAACTTTTTACACCACTTTCTGTTATAAAGGGGAATTTGTATCTATTAAGGGATACTTTTGGAGATATAGAACCTTTGGAACAAATGGAACATGCTATAAAACGCATGGAAAGGATAATTAAGCAGTTAAAAATTATCGCAATGTTGGAACTTGGTATGTATACTCCACAGAAAAATGTCGTTGATGTGGAAAAAATCTTAAAAGAAATTTTAGAGGAATTTTCTGAAAGGATTAACAAAAAAAGATTGTCTTTTGAAATATCAGTATTTCAAAAGGAATTTTTTAACGATAGTTTTATGTTATACACAATTTTAAAAAATATTATTTCTAATTCTATAAAGTATTCTTATGAAGATTCCAAAATTTATATTACCGTTGAAAAAGATAAAATACGTGTTAAAGATCGTGGAATTGGAATAAAAAAAGAGGAAGTTGAAAAAGTTACAGAAAGATTTTATAGAAGCAAAGATGCCATTAAAATGGCATATGGTTCTGGATTAGGATTATCAATTGTAAAGCATATTTGTAAGATTTTAAATTGTGAGCTTAAGATAAACTCCGATTATTTAATAGGTACGGAAGTTATAATTTGCTTTGAATAA
- a CDS encoding response regulator transcription factor, protein MKKILIVEDDPLIRDVLKKYIVLEGFEIDEVESVFDLRKKLEEGKYDLILLDIMLPDGLSTDELPEIKVEYPEVGIIIISAKDSDSDKIFGLEIGADDYITKPFNPREVVARIKAYFRRVSGKKEVLRFGNLEIYCDDYVVLKEGQEVDLTAKEFEILCLLAKNQNVVFSRNRILDLVWKDEFISDRVVDVHISNIRNKLGKEWIITVRGAGYKFNARGYNGRL, encoded by the coding sequence ATGAAAAAAATATTAATAGTTGAGGATGATCCTTTGATAAGAGATGTATTAAAGAAATATATTGTATTAGAAGGATTTGAAATTGATGAAGTTGAAAGTGTTTTTGATTTGAGAAAAAAATTGGAGGAAGGAAAGTACGATTTAATACTGTTAGATATAATGTTGCCAGATGGATTATCTACAGATGAACTACCTGAAATTAAGGTAGAGTATCCCGAAGTTGGAATTATTATAATTTCTGCAAAGGATAGTGATAGTGATAAAATATTTGGATTGGAAATAGGAGCTGATGATTATATTACAAAACCTTTTAATCCAAGAGAGGTAGTGGCACGAATAAAGGCTTATTTTAGAAGGGTTTCCGGGAAGAAAGAAGTACTGCGCTTTGGTAATTTGGAAATATACTGTGATGATTATGTGGTATTAAAAGAAGGTCAAGAAGTGGATTTGACGGCTAAGGAGTTTGAGATTTTATGTCTACTTGCAAAAAATCAAAATGTTGTTTTTTCGAGAAATAGAATATTAGATTTAGTGTGGAAGGATGAGTTCATTTCCGATAGAGTGGTGGATGTACATATAAGTAATATAAGAAACAAATTGGGGAAGGAATGGATAATTACTGTTAGAGGAGCAGGTTATAAATTTAATGCGAGGGGATATAATGGAAGACTTTAG
- the phoU gene encoding phosphate signaling complex protein PhoU gives METLHFEREYALLKADISKMLSFVSKSFESSIDSLEFLDVNLANKVIEDDDAIDLLNREIEEKIYEIIARYNPKAKDLRYVITMIKFSNNLERIADLSCNIAEKVLDVTKKGIKYRIIKEIKEMFGVALKMLHDTFLAFSTKDVKLLKKIWERDKELDRIEIEIREKSKLEEKDIMITNILIARDLERIGDHLNNLCEEIVYIETGKELKELDI, from the coding sequence ATGGAGACATTACATTTTGAAAGAGAATATGCACTTTTGAAAGCAGATATTTCAAAGATGTTATCTTTTGTTTCAAAATCATTTGAAAGTTCAATCGATTCGTTAGAGTTTTTAGACGTAAATCTTGCAAATAAAGTTATAGAAGATGATGATGCAATAGATCTTTTAAATAGGGAAATTGAAGAGAAAATTTATGAGATTATAGCAAGATATAACCCCAAAGCAAAAGATTTAAGATATGTGATTACGATGATAAAATTTTCGAATAATTTGGAAAGAATTGCCGATTTGTCCTGTAATATAGCTGAGAAGGTTTTGGATGTTACAAAAAAAGGAATAAAATACAGGATAATTAAAGAGATAAAGGAAATGTTTGGTGTTGCATTGAAAATGCTTCACGATACATTTTTGGCGTTTTCAACAAAAGATGTAAAACTTTTAAAGAAGATATGGGAACGCGATAAAGAATTAGATAGAATAGAGATTGAAATAAGAGAAAAATCGAAATTGGAAGAGAAAGATATAATGATTACTAACATACTAATTGCAAGAGATCTTGAAAGGATTGGAGATCATTTAAATAATTTGTGTGAGGAAATTGTTTACATTGAAACAGGTAAAGAATTGAAGGAGTTAGATATATGA
- the pstB gene encoding phosphate ABC transporter ATP-binding protein PstB yields the protein MIEIKDFSAYYGDKKVVKDVSFNVAKNKITAIIGPSGCGKSTLLRSINRINDTIPGFRVEGQILFEGKDIYREIDDITILRKKIGMVFQKPVPFPMSIYDNIAFGLKIHGIKGKNKLDEIVEKSLKQAALWDEVKHELKKSANALSGGQQQRLCIARTLAIEPEVLLLDEPTSALDPIATQKIESLLEKLSESYTIVIVTHNLAQAIRISDYIAFLYQGELVEFSDTSSMVKKPKSKLTEAYLNGKIG from the coding sequence ATGATTGAAATAAAGGATTTTAGTGCATACTATGGCGATAAAAAGGTGGTAAAAGATGTAAGTTTTAATGTGGCAAAAAATAAAATTACCGCTATTATTGGACCATCTGGTTGTGGTAAGTCAACACTTTTGAGGAGTATCAATAGAATAAATGATACGATTCCTGGATTTAGAGTTGAAGGTCAAATATTATTTGAGGGAAAAGATATCTATAGAGAAATAGACGATATTACTATTTTGAGAAAGAAAATTGGAATGGTATTTCAAAAACCCGTACCTTTTCCTATGAGTATATATGATAACATTGCATTTGGATTGAAAATACATGGTATAAAAGGAAAGAATAAATTGGACGAAATAGTAGAGAAGTCTCTGAAGCAAGCAGCTCTATGGGATGAGGTAAAACATGAATTGAAAAAAAGCGCAAATGCTCTATCTGGAGGTCAACAACAAAGACTTTGTATTGCAAGAACTCTAGCTATCGAACCAGAGGTATTGCTTTTAGATGAGCCAACTTCTGCTTTGGATCCAATTGCTACTCAAAAGATAGAATCTCTATTGGAAAAGTTATCTGAAAGTTATACAATAGTAATAGTAACTCACAACCTTGCACAGGCAATAAGGATATCAGATTATATCGCTTTTCTGTACCAGGGAGAATTAGTGGAGTTTTCAGATACTTCTTCTATGGTGAAAAAGCCAAAATCGAAATTAACAGAAGCGTATTTGAATGGAAAAATAGGTTAA
- the pstA gene encoding phosphate ABC transporter permease PstA, with product MDRFMNYFLKVLTYFVVFLILALIMSVIFDGIRYFSLDFFTKYPSDGMKKGGIFPAILGSFYIVTVSAAFSIPLGIFTGVFLEEYKNSILSRIVDWAVTSLSGLPSIVFGLFGYAMFSIALGFGTSVLSASLTLSLMTLPVISSSVKEALSSLPNELKESAYALGAKQNEVIFKVLIPAARTRIVTASLIGFGRTLGETAPILITGAVFYATSLPKNIFSPVMTLPTHIYYLIAAYGKSSIWMASASAALLLIFVLILYFLAFKIGGIKR from the coding sequence ATGGATAGGTTTATGAATTATTTTTTAAAGGTATTAACTTATTTTGTGGTTTTTTTGATATTAGCACTTATTATGTCTGTAATATTCGATGGTATAAGGTATTTTTCTTTGGATTTTTTTACTAAATATCCTTCAGATGGAATGAAAAAAGGAGGGATTTTTCCGGCGATCTTGGGAAGTTTTTATATAGTGACTGTGAGTGCAGCTTTTTCAATACCACTTGGGATTTTTACAGGCGTTTTTTTAGAAGAATATAAAAATAGTATTTTATCTAGGATAGTTGATTGGGCTGTAACTTCTTTGAGTGGACTTCCTTCAATTGTATTTGGACTTTTTGGATATGCTATGTTTTCCATTGCGTTGGGATTTGGAACAAGTGTTCTTTCTGCTTCACTTACTCTTTCTTTAATGACGTTGCCTGTTATTTCTTCTTCGGTTAAGGAGGCTTTATCAAGTTTACCAAATGAGTTGAAAGAATCAGCTTATGCGCTAGGTGCAAAGCAAAATGAGGTGATTTTTAAAGTTTTGATTCCTGCGGCAAGAACACGTATAGTTACTGCTTCTTTGATAGGTTTTGGTAGAACTTTAGGAGAAACCGCTCCAATCTTAATTACTGGTGCTGTTTTTTACGCAACTTCATTACCAAAAAACATCTTCTCTCCAGTTATGACTTTGCCCACACATATTTACTATCTTATAGCTGCATATGGAAAGAGTTCAATTTGGATGGCTAGCGCAAGTGCGGCGTTACTCCTGATTTTTGTTTTAATTTTATATTTTTTAGCTTTTAAAATTGGAGGTATCAAGAGATGA
- a CDS encoding PstC family ABC transporter permease: MRNIKYYFQLTLIFTFALFSIAALIFLIFFIVKESLPAIIHLKIKPFISLYWYPTYDPPEFGMLALIVDTLLVTVLSSVITIPLGYFISFYLHTYASDREKHIIKYIISVLSGVPSVIIGAAILIFVSPILLNFDIWSTENLFLAVLGLSFLSLPYSVSLMTDSLEDVPRELEESSLALGASKFITTLKITTKASINGILNAAVLTINRVIGETMVVLLVGGGAAIIPTSIFDPIKPLTAAIASEIGEAGVNSMHYHALFLAGLILLCISLILTYYAKKRGRIDG, from the coding sequence ATGAGAAATATAAAATATTATTTTCAGTTGACTTTAATATTTACATTTGCGCTGTTTTCCATTGCAGCGCTCATCTTTTTGATATTTTTCATAGTAAAGGAATCCTTGCCTGCAATTATACATTTAAAAATAAAACCTTTTATAAGTTTGTATTGGTATCCTACTTACGATCCACCAGAGTTTGGAATGCTTGCACTTATAGTGGATACATTGCTTGTTACTGTACTTTCTTCTGTGATTACCATTCCACTTGGTTATTTTATTTCCTTTTATTTGCATACATATGCAAGTGATAGAGAAAAACATATAATAAAATACATTATTTCAGTTTTATCTGGTGTTCCATCAGTAATTATTGGTGCAGCAATTTTAATATTTGTTTCTCCTATTTTACTTAATTTTGATATTTGGTCAACGGAAAATCTTTTTCTTGCTGTATTAGGGTTATCTTTCCTTTCGTTGCCTTATTCAGTATCATTAATGACAGATTCGTTAGAAGATGTACCTAGAGAGCTAGAAGAAAGTTCACTGGCACTTGGTGCAAGTAAATTTATTACAACACTAAAAATAACAACAAAGGCTTCTATAAATGGAATACTTAATGCTGCGGTATTAACTATAAATAGGGTTATTGGTGAGACAATGGTTGTGTTACTAGTTGGTGGTGGTGCGGCAATAATTCCCACTTCAATTTTTGATCCAATAAAACCTCTTACTGCGGCAATTGCAAGTGAAATTGGAGAAGCAGGTGTAAATAGTATGCATTATCATGCTTTGTTCCTTGCTGGTTTAATACTCTTGTGTATATCTTTAATACTTACTTATTATGCAAAGAAAAGGGGTAGAATAGATGGATAG